CAATTTATCCAGTTCTGTTTGTAACTGTGTGTTATCCCGCAGCAACAGGTTAttcttgtccttttccTTAGTCAACTGGTCTATCAGCTTCAAATTCTTATCTATGTTTTTCCCCGTAGGATCTTCGTCTTTCAACAATTGGATAAGAGTGTTATTCTTCAACTTTAAAATCGAAATTGCCCTTGCATAAGTCTGCatttgctgttgctgctgcctAATCGGGTTAGAAACAGCGGTATTTTCATTCAACTCAGTGAGCAAGTTCTTCCCCGGGGCATTCATCTTTGTAGTGGTGCTCTTCATGTTGACTTGGATCTCCGGTAAGGTGTCATCGAACTGCGACGCGTcgttgaacaacttcatcGAGTTGATAGTGTCGTCGTCTCCCGATGCGCGCCTCTGGTGCTTCCTCCTGGGGGCCACATCCTCCGAGTCTGAAAAATCTGCACCGTTCCCCCCACGACCCCTCTTCTCATTTATGTCGTTGTTCCGTGTTGGTGAAAGTGCTGGATTATGGTTGGCATCCCCCGCGGCATCACTTTGCTTTTCCTTGACGTACCCTATGGGCGTGAACTCAAAATGCTTGGAGGCAATTGCACCTCCTCCCGGACTCATTTTCTATAGTGTATGAATGTATGTGAGACCGTCGAAACTGCTACTACTTACACAACCAGGAACCTACGCAACCTTTGCAAACGCTACACAAAGTTTTGGTGTTTGTTTACTCTTTATTCCTTTCTgacgttttttttttgaaattcgCGTTCAGTATGAAAACTCACGTGACCGGTCGATTATGTGTGGAATGTTAAGACGGTGGGGCAGCCCGGTACGTAAGTATACAAAGGTGGGTCCTGTTCTGTTGGAAGTCCCTGTTCTGTTGGAAGTGCGGGAGGGGCAGTGGTTGATTGCCATGATATTCTGTGTGTAAGTTTGGAAAGACCCATTCGTTTAgttgatttttttcagtgGGATTTCGAACTCGCCGTCCGAGGTACCTAACCTCTTCACATCGGTGACAAATTTCAGAAGCGCCTTCAGCGCCTCCCCAGACTGTATACTCTGTTCCGCTGCGTGTATACCTTGCTTCCAGTCCTTATGGCCCTCAGTTAGACAGTACAGTACTGCTGTGTTCAGCAGTATGTAGTCGTAAATCGGGTGATTATCGCCGTACTTGATTTTACCGGTGAGGATCTCGTCCTTCAAAAGTTGTGCGTTCGCTTCAGGTCCCAGTGAGGGACACTCTGCTATGGCATGTTCTTGCAAGCCAAACATTGCCGGCTCTATCTCGAACGTGTCTATGTGTCCGTCTGTCGAATTGGCCGGGTCCACGTGCCAAACTGTGGTCTTCCCTATCGGAGAAACTTCGTCCAATCCTACGTGACCCCAGACAACGAATGTTTCACTCCGTGGATACACGATGGAGGCAGCCTTCGCGTACTCAAGAGCCAAGTCCTTCGAGTAAACACCAAGGACTCGCTTATTTACGTAGTCCACAGGGTGAAGCAACGGTCCCAACACGTTGAATATCGTTGGAATCCCCAAATCTTTCCGTATCTTCGCGACACGACCCATCCCGTCATGAAAGTATGGTGCCAGGAGGAACATAAATGAGTTGTCCTCCCATAACTCCGGTACTGTTGAGGCGTTCACCTTCGACACGTCGCATCCCAACTTGGAGATCAAGTCGCCGGCCCCGCCTGTTCGAGGTCGAGGCCTTCCCCCCACTGCTTGCAAATCTTGATATGTGGGATCCCAGAGGCCACAATGGCAGCAGAAGTGGAGACGTTGAAAGTGTTCTGGCCGTCCCCACCACGTGCCGACGATATCCAGCACTACTGTATCTTTACTCGCCTTGAAGTGCGGTACGTCGACCAGATCGgagaaattcaaaacagCCCTTGCAGCGGCGGCAATGTACTCGGCCCTGTGGTCTAAACCGGATGTTCGCAGACAGGACAGGAAACTACCAATCCTTATATACTGGTCATTGGAAATATCCTTATTGCGCAACTGATCGATCAGCAGAATGACTGCATCGTGCAGGTCTTCGGGCGTTAAAGTCGATGGTTGACTTAGTATCTTCTTAGTGTACTTAACGAGCATGACCGGTTGTGTTTGACCCTTGCGTGGTCCAAATGGTGTTCACCTCTTGGGATGAACAGCCGTCTTCAAAGAGTCTTAATATAAAACCAGAATTAGTCacttttctcttttttgctttttttgaatttcttttttgtcgtctgtttcccaaaagggaaatcaagaacagaaaaaagaaaagaaacgcTTATAGGCGGGTGGAAGCCATCGAAGTCCCCCAGGGTAGCAGAGTACGGTGAGGCTGCTGTAACCAAGATGATACAGTATGACTCTCGAACCGTAGCTGGGGGGCAAGAAATTGAATTAAGAAGGGAGTTTAGCCGTTAAAGAGAAAGACAAATTATATAAGATGCGTAATGGTATAagacaaaaagaaaagccGATAGTCAACTTATAcgtctttgaaaagtttaATGGAGAACAGGAATTCATTCTCGGAGTTGTCCAGACTGAGCTCGAGTTCCCTTTTCTCGTGGAAAGCTTGGGCCATTTCGACCAATCTTTCCGTGAACTCGACAGCTTTGTCTCCGAAAAATCTGGTGTACCCGCGGTTAATCAGGGTCCGTTTCGGTGTGAtgtccttctccttcaatAGTTTCTTGACTTGAGCCAGCATTTTCTTGCCCTGCCGTTTCAGCTCTGCATCCTGTAGGTACTTAAGTCCGGCTCTTGAAGTACAGACTTCGTACTGCATTAAGTTATAGTTGGCAGGGAGGAGTTTGTTGACATTGTAGGTCAGACACTTCCTGTTTGACCCTGCGATCTCACGCACTCTCTTGTCCAGGGAGCCATTAATTAGCTTCATCCCATTCTTCAGGTCGCTCCACCATTCCTGGGGGTTGTCCATCCAAGACGCTATTCGGAAAGcgtcttgttcttcttctatCTGCTTCAAATAAGCCGTCACGGGACAGTACTGGCTGTTCATCGACGAATAGAACAGCGACGTGGAATTGTCAAACGAGTATAACCCGTTTGCCTCATCCCCCAGTAATATGTCGGTACCGACCAGGATGCTAAGGGCAATGGACGTAGCGGAACCAACTAGACCAAAAGTACACCCCCATACAGTAAGCGGTCTGGAAAAGGCGTCCATGCATGAGTACATAGTACCCGCTGCGGAAAATACATTGGTCAGAAAAAGAAGTGAGTAGTTATCTAGTTCGTTAGACATTTTGTTTAGTGATTGGTTTCGATTATAATAGGTGTTTGAGTGTAGTCTAAGAAGATGAAAGAGAGACAAGTGATGAAATGGGGTGAAACAGAATCAGT
This sequence is a window from Huiozyma naganishii CBS 8797 chromosome 3, complete genome. Protein-coding genes within it:
- the TRP4 gene encoding anthranilate phosphoribosyltransferase (similar to Saccharomyces cerevisiae TRP4 (YDR354W); ancestral locus Anc_5.413) translates to MLVKYTKKILSQPSTLTPEDLHDAVILLIDQLRNKDISNDQYIRIGSFLSCLRTSGLDHRAEYIAAAARAVLNFSDLVDVPHFKASKDTVVLDIVGTWWGRPEHFQRLHFCCHCGLWDPTYQDLQAVGGRPRPRTGGAGDLISKLGCDVSKVNASTVPELWEDNSFMFLLAPYFHDGMGRVAKIRKDLGIPTIFNVLGPLLHPVDYVNKRVLGVYSKDLALEYAKAASIVYPRSETFVVWGHVGLDEVSPIGKTTVWHVDPANSTDGHIDTFEIEPAMFGLQEHAIAECPSLGPEANAQLLKDEILTGKIKYGDNHPIYDYILLNTAVLYCLTEGHKDWKQGIHAAEQSIQSGEALKALLKFVTDVKRLGTSDGEFEIPLKKIN
- the KNAG0C05080 gene encoding uncharacterized protein, with amino-acid sequence MSNELDNYSLLFLTNVFSAAGTMYSCMDAFSRPLTVWGCTFGLVGSATSIALSILVGTDILLGDEANGLYSFDNSTSLFYSSMNSQYCPVTAYLKQIEEEQDAFRIASWMDNPQEWWSDLKNGMKLINGSLDKRVREIAGSNRKCLTYNVNKLLPANYNLMQYEVCTSRAGLKYLQDAELKRQGKKMLAQVKKLLKEKDITPKRTLINRGYTRFFGDKAVEFTERLVEMAQAFHEKRELELSLDNSENEFLFSIKLFKDV